In the genome of Nycticebus coucang isolate mNycCou1 chromosome 12, mNycCou1.pri, whole genome shotgun sequence, the window taggtttaagtttaaaatttctttacttagtttcttattggaggatctattcaacccTGCCaacgggtgttaaaatctctgactattatgatgctggaggaaatcaagttgctcataagttgacgtgcattctggttgggtgcttaatgttaataattaaaatcttatCATGTTGAATgttacacttaacaaatatgaagtgaccattcttatctttccttactttttttggtttaaggcctactgtatctgcaaataaaattgcagcacctgcttttttctgatttccatttgcttgaaatagagatgaccatcccttcaccttgagtctatatttatctcttaaggtaagatgagattcttgtatgtagcaaatatctggcctgagttttttatccagtcatccaacctgtgcctctttatagggcaatttaagccattcacattaattgagaatattgataaatctgctagtattttgtgtatcgagtttttcaaaagttcagtggatatttttaatcctttcaccactgtggaagttggaatttgatcaaaagtttctgagtgagtttactttggtggtagaggattgcgctggtcattacagaggataggtctgagaatatcctggagagctggtttacttatggcaaatttcttcaacatgtgaatgtcattaaagtgtttaatttctccatcataatcgaaactcagtttagctggatacaggatcctgtgttgaaagttattttgttttaggaggttaaatgtCTATGACCACccacttctagcttgaaaggattcagcagagagatatccatcattctaatgttcttccctttgtgggtcattattttcttacatctggctgctttctgaattttctccttcatattaactttggtgaagttaagtatcatgtgtctgggagatgctttatttgggttgagtcatgctgagttcctgaaactgcctgctatctgaatttcaaaatctcttgccatgtttgggaagttctccatgattatctcttggagtaaagcatctgggccttttgtctttttttttttttttttttaatagaacacatttttttattacctatttctttgtttattgtgGGAATGTAAAGTATTGTCAGTAAGTAATTATTAAGAGTCCAATTTCTATATCACAACATCAagttttatactttaaatatatgtaatttcttttttttttttattaaatcatagctgtgtacattactatgatcatggggcaccatacacttggttcatagaccgtttgacacattttcatcacactagttaacatagcttttgtggcattttcttggttattttgctaagacctttacattccacatttactaggatgcacatatacccttgtaagatgcactgcaggtggagggagggggattaatgagcatctgggccttttgaagcaacttcatcacctttaggaattcctataaggcaaacaTTAGTTTTCTTGGAATTGTCCCCAAGCTCTCTgacagaatgatccatttttgctctccatttctcttatcTTCCTGTTTGAgtgtttggaagcattcaaaagctttgttttcaatgtcagaaatcctttcttctgcctactccattctgttactgagggattctgctgtatttctcagatttttaaggggtgcaagttcttgcctcaatgtgtcaaaatctttggtaattttgtctttgaattcattgaattcttcagacaacttttgaaatgctccttgaatttctaattccaactctaattccattctgttaatcttatttgcaatccaaatctgaattcaatttctgatatctcagccattgTTTATGAATGGGTCTTCTGTGTGTCCtccttgtcattccttggggaagttgatctactctgattattcatgttgccagagttttttcactgCTTCtgcccccatgattatttttcactatttggctagatgagcagacaaGGTGCAATTGGATTGGGGGTTCCTGGGGTGGTGATTAACTAGccttttgcccaagagctggaactgGTGACTGCAGgttttcccctatagctttgcaaaggacccatatagtactacagcctgagacactggagatctgcttggtgtggtgtggctaagtggctctgtcttgttttcacctggtctctgtccaatcctattGAATCAGtatctgggttgaagtctcagctgtggagaaatacaagcaactaagacaccttGACtgccatgggcaacaactggaaaagaaaaatcaaaacttctCACAACCAGGGTATAACCTTGGGTGGTCCTCATGCGATTAACCCAGGTTAAGAGTTCCAAATCATCCCCTAGTCTCAAATGGGatagttcaaaaggtctccagcaactagatagcaggggtctgttggcagctcaagtatgactcggtctggtgctccatggagtcagaagggccacccagcaaatgaattagtccaggatgtttgatgtctccttctccaccttgcacctctgtcatgccCAATCACTGGTAATctcgcagggctgtgacccagtcccctccaatgagcagatgcaccAAGGATTTGTGCTTACCTGAGTCACTGGGAGACATATGTTtcttcagccaggccactgcagtCTGCCACCATCTTggagggggagctgaagccttaCTACTtagggtgcttaatggaggctggggagtttcactcagttctagccccaccccgaATTTATGTTGCTGCCACTTACAGTCTTGCAGAATTTGTGTTTTTGTCCTGGCACTGTTTGACTTCACAAAAACTGCCATTCAGCCCCATCCTGTGCTGCTGCCGCTGCACCAGTTCTTACAGAGCTGgcttctctgtctctgctgcagtctgtgttgAAGTGAGtatggttagagctcacaaatggctctcagttcctgcccttccctgggctGAAGCTGCTGCCATGCCTGCTTTTTTCCCAGCTGTGCTCCCCTGTGGGCCGGGTGCATCTTGgtctcacaaaagcagcaattatGACTCAGACCCaccctggaagtatgccacctctGCATGCATGGATTCTATTCTTCGTCCCCACTGTCcccgcctcaggcataccctttgctcatagggcctgtgtttctgtcccagatttgTTCTGCCTTTGGCAGCCACTGGAGCAGAAGCCCAGCTCCCTCTGATTGCTAAGAGAGGCAGGAAGTATTTCTCCAAAACatcaccaggggtgtgagccctatttttTCCGCAGCTGCCGCTGTTGCACCACAAGGCACTGTCACTCCCTTTCCCGTATGGCTCCCTCACTCCACAGTTCCCACTTTATACCATGCTGCCAATTCAGCATAGAATTTCAACAGCCCACACCCTATCCACACCTCTTGAAAAAATGCCCAGAATCATGACTCCATGgaggacaggctttcagaccacagggtgagagtggagatgagtgctgggagttcagaattgcaagtagagtctatgttcagttttatgcttggcaggagagtgccatggcacactagtgggtccttTCTTGgaaaggagttctggtttttagagggtctcaccTGTAGGATAAAATAGGTGGAGATCTGAACTCTGTTTGAAGAAAGtatactctgagccattctcatgggagagggaaCTCCCGTctgtttggtgatggattttgtacctattgtttgtttccttgggttgcagcttgcctcagcagggataatgtgcactcttcaatcttctctcttggcacagcttcaaaccatcagcttacttgctaaacttctgtcctttattCTGAAGGACAGAAGAATAAAAGCTTCTGTGAAAAGCTgtctccagttggccatcttgcctcctcccccaacctttttttgagacagagtctcactttgttgctcttggtagagtgccatggcatcatagctctcaacaacctctagctcttggccttaaccaattctcttgcctcagccttctgagttgctgggaatacaggcatccgccacaatgcccaatatatatatatatatttttttggtgttgttgcagttaggccagggctgagttcaaactcaccaccctcggaatACGGGACTGGcatcttactcactgagccacaggtgccacccaaaatctACTTCTTTGAGAGAAATGCAATCATCTTTATAGAGTCATTGAAGGCttgttttacttgtttgtttCTCAGGGTGTAAATAAAGGGGTTCAACAAGGGTGCCACAGAGCTTGTGAGCACAGACACGCCTTTATTTATGGCCACCTCATCCTTTGCTGAGGGCTTGACATAGATAAAGATGCAGCTTCCATAGGCAATGGAAACCACAATCATGTGGGATGAGCAGGTAGAAAAGGCTTTTTTCCTTTGCTGAACAGAGGGGAACCTCAGAATTGTTCTGATTATGTATGAGTAGGACAGAATGACACAGACCAGGGTGATAATGAGTGCAAATACAGCCACAAGGATAACCATCTGTTCTATTACCCATGTATCTGAGCACGAGATCTTCAGGAGGGGAGCTGCATCGCAGCTGAAATGATCAATGGCATTGGAGTCACAGAATTCAAGCTGGAGGCCCAAGCTGAGCGGTGGAACAATGATCATCAGTCCAGCCACCCAACAACAGAGGACTAATAAGGTGCACACCCTGTTGTTCATGATGACCATATAATGCAGGGGTTTGCAGATGGCCACGTAGCGGTCATAGGACATGGCTGCCAAGAGGAAAAATTCTGTGGccccaaagagaaaaacaaagaatatttgaCTTGCACAAGCATTGTAGGAAACAGTGTTGTCTCCTGTTGATATACTGTACAGGAATCTGGGAATACAGACCGTGGTGAAGGAGACTTCTAAGAAGGAAAAATTTCTGAGGAAAAAGTACATAGGAGTTTTTAGGTGGCGGTCCACCAAGGTGAGGATGATAATAATCAGGTTCCCTGTTACACTCAGTATGTAGGTGAGAAATAGAAAGATGAAAAGTAGAACTTGCATCTGTGGGTCATCTGTCAGCCCCAGCAGGATGAAAGTTGTTACTGCTGTGTGGTTGCTCATCACTACCAGGAGGGAGATACTTGGTCTCTATGGCAAAGGCTGTACATTGGAGCCCAAAGAAACCAGCCTGCATTTATTTTCACCCATCATATAATAATCATTATCTTTAATATTCCAATAGTCTTTCTGAATTTTGTATATAAGCAGTGGATGTTTCCTCTTAAATTTGTGTTATTGAAAAACAGTCCAACCTTTTCTTTTATCATACCTTGCCCCACAGAAATTACAAACTCATCTGATTGTAGATTATTGCCAGGATTAGATTCATAAGTGGGTTGGAAAATAATGATGTCATTTCATGGGCACTTAAATTTCTTTGTCCAAGATAAACTCAGAATATAGGACATATACAGGTAACTTTCATTAtccaaggtttttttctttttaagggaaAGATGTATTTCTCCTGAAaggcaaacaaaacaacaatgacagcactACAACCCACTGGATGTAAAGAGCCATACCCTGGACCTTTCATTCTCCTCTATAGACATTCCTCATGACCAACACTATAGTACCTATAGATAATTGATGTACAACTGTTTTATCTATAGTGTGTGAAAACCTTGGGTTCAAGGTATTTATGAAAGGAACATTGTCACTTGCTTTCATTTTATGTTCAGTTAAGtgactagtttctttttttcttttttccccaaacctaaaatgtctcaaaattaaaattaatccaTTATTAACATTGCTAAATATGGTCTTGTAGGCTGTGTCTGTTTCATTCTGctaataaatcttttaaaaagacattagTGTTCCCTTATGGTCTCACTCTCACTCCATTTATGCCCTAACCCTCTGTATCCTCACTTTCACTCTTACCTCCTACAGTTTTCCTAATGTCTACAAGGATGTAATTACTGTTGAAGGTAATGGCATAGTTTAGTTTTATCTTGCCTGGAATTAGCgtaacaattaaaattaatatttcaatcATTCCTTAACTGGGTTACATGCCACATTCTGATGTTCTTTCTAGCTTTAgatcttttgttttaatatccCCATTCGAGTCTCCTCTCTCTTTATTTGTGAGATATTGATATTCCCCAAAAATCTATCTTTAGCCCCCTGGCCTCCTGTTTCTGTTTGTCATTCTTGGTACTCTCTCCTCTTCAAGGGTGATGTCACCCAGGTCATTTGATTTAAAGACCACCTATGTGATGTATTTCAAACACCACATGCATCCCTAACTATATATGACAAATTGGATGTTCCACAGATATCTACCTTACTATATGCTGTGGGTAGTCATAGTCTATCTCCCAGCTTTCTCTTAATCTGTTACTATTTCACAAATTAATCTTTTGTGTGGACTGGAAGGCTCTTCATGGACAggattttcttgattttctcatttcatcATTTGCCATTTTCTTACCTTTCTTCCTTTGACTTATGTTCCACTAACCACTTATATTATCACTTGTAATTTTCCATATTCTCTACATGGTATCTCCACTGCAGGAGGTAATCTTTTGACTAATGCTGATCAGTTCTTCAGAATTCTTCTTAGGTATCAGCTCTTCATGG includes:
- the LOC128562294 gene encoding olfactory receptor 6C2-like yields the protein MSNHTAVTTFILLGLTDDPQMQVLLFIFLFLTYILSVTGNLIIIILTLVDRHLKTPMYFFLRNFSFLEVSFTTVCIPRFLYSISTGDNTVSYNACASQIFFVFLFGATEFFLLAAMSYDRYVAICKPLHYMVIMNNRVCTLLVLCCWVAGLMIIVPPLSLGLQLEFCDSNAIDHFSCDAAPLLKISCSDTWVIEQMVILVAVFALIITLVCVILSYSYIIRTILRFPSVQQRKKAFSTCSSHMIVVSIAYGSCIFIYVKPSAKDEVAINKGVSVLTSSVAPLLNPFIYTLRNKQVKQAFNDSIKMIAFLSKK